GCAAGCGCACGTTGGCCGTGCGCTTCGGACCCAAGCCGGCGCGGGTGATTGTCTGGATGGAGGTGAAGCTGGCGGCCTTCCTCGGGCTGGTGTGGTTCATTTTCGAGCTGCCGTGGCTGGTGCTGGCTTCGTTCCCGATGCTGAGCCTTGGCATGCGTCTGATCTGGGGCGCGCTGACGATGCCGGAAGGCCGCGGCATGAATCGCCTGCTGGCGATGGCCGCGGGGCAGTTGGTTGCGTTCGCGGTGCTGTTCCATTTCTTCGCGGTGAAACTTTGATCTCATGTCCACTCTGCTCTGGTATTGGCACTATCGCCTGAAAAGTCGTCGAGGGCTCAACGCCCGTTCTTCACGTGGCGACATCGAGGGCGTGCTGCTGAAGGATGCGGAGGGCGGTCACGCCTGCGTCCAGCCGTGGCCGGAACTCGGTGATCCGACCTTGAAGAAGTGTCTGGAAGACCTGGCCGGCGCGCGGCGATGGTCGATCGTGCGCCGGGCCCTGCGTTGCATGGAAATGGACGGTGCGGCGCGGTCGTTGCCGGACCCGCTGTTCGACGATCTCGAAGTGCCGCAGAGTCATGCGACCTTGCCGAACTACGATGCCGCGCTGCTGGAGCAGGCGGTGCTCGCGGGCTTCTCCACGATCAAACTGAAATGTGGGAGGGATTTCGCGCACGAACGGAAGTTCATTGCGGTGGGCTCTTCCAGGCACCCTTCGTTGAGGTGGCGGCTCGATTTCAACGAAACCGGCGATGCTGGTGAACTTGCGGAATGGCTGATGTCGTTGACGGTGGAAGAACGGAGCCGCATCGATTTCATTGAAGACCCGTGTCCGTTCTCTGACACGAAGTGGCGGGAGCTTTTTCTCCAGACCCGCGTGCCGCTTGCCGTGGATCGCGAAGCCGCGCCGCACCGGGTCGAGGCGCAGTTCACCGTGATCAAGCCGGCGGTCGATGAGCCGTGGTTGCTCGCGGAAGCGGCACAGGGATTCGGCCAGCGGGTGGTGGTGACCAGCTACATGGATCATCCGCTCGGGCAGTCGTTCGCGGCGTGGGAAGCGGGGCGGCTGGCCCTGCAATTTCCCGGCTTGGTGGGATTGTGTGGCTTGCAAACGCATCACCTTTTCGAGCCGGATGCCTTTACCGAGGCGCTCGGTCCTTGGAAGCCGGAGTTCCATCCGGCACCGGGCAACGGGCTGGGCTTCGATGAGCTTTTAGGAAAGCTGCCATGGAAGCGTCTCTCCTGATCCGTCCGGAGTTCTGGAAAAGCGAAGCTCCCGTGATGATGGGCGGCGGGCCGGAGGCGGACGTGCCGGGACTGGTCTTTTTCCGTACCTCCGGCAGCACAGGGGTGCCGAAGTGGATCGGCCTGAGCCGCCGGGCTTTGCTGGTTTCCGCTGCGGCGGTGAATCGTCATCTCGAAGTCACGTCGTCGAGTTGCTGGGCGCTCGCCTTGCCGGTCGATCACGTCGGCGGGTTTGGTGTCGCGGCGCGGGTTTTCGAGTCGGGCTGCCGCATGGCGGAGTTCGGGCGGAAGTGGGAGGTGGTGGAGTTTGCCGCCTGGCTTTCAGATAGCGGCGCGAGCCATCTTTCGCTGGTGCCGACGCAGGTCCATGACCTCGTTGTTGCAGGGCTGCGCGCGCCGCAGAGTTTGCGTTCGATTGTGGTGGGTGGTGGTGTGCTTGCTGAAGCAACTGGATGCGCCGCGAGGGAGCTCGGATGGCCGGTTCTCGCGAGCTATGGGATGACCGAGACGGCGTCGCAGGTGGCGACCCAAGGGCTTGATCTACTAGGTTCGCCGTATCAATCCTTACCCATCGCATTGTTGCCGTGCTGGGAAGCGCGGGTGAACGAGGACGGCCGGATCCTGCTGAAAGGGGATGCCTTGTTCAGCGGCATGCTTGTTGCCGAGGGAGATGGCTGGAAGTACGAGGAACGTCGTAGTGAATGGCACGTCACTTCCGACTCCGGGAGAATCGATGGCCGTAATCTCTTTCTCACCGGCCGCGCTGACGCGCAGGTGAAGATCCTCGGCGAACTGGTGGATCCGGTGGCGGTGGAAGCGGAGTTGTTGTCACTTTCGTCACGCCGGGACTTTGTCGTCGTGCCCGTTCCCGATATTCGCGCGGGTAACCGCTTGCTCCTGGTTCACGAAAGCGACACCTCTGGTCTCCCGGAAGTCCTTGTGGCTTATCACTCATCGTGTCCCGGTTTCCGGCGTATCTCGGCATGTCTCTCCGTTGAGAAGATTCCTCGGAGTGCGCTGGGAAAACCGCTGCGCAAAGAGCTGTCACAAATCGCCGAGAATCGGGAGATTTGAAGATTGCCAACCGCTCGACGGGAGCGAATAGTTCAGGAGTCTTGATTAAAAGACCCCTCCACTTTTTGCCACCGCGTGGTGGCTTGCCAGAGACCGGCGGCGGACCGGTACTCGGCCCTTCTTACTCCGCCCGCTCCAAAACCAACCCTGCCATGCTTCACCGTGCCGAGGACGTCCAATCGCGCCTGATCGAAATCCAACACGGGGGCGGCGTCGTCCGGAAACCCAACGGTTCCGCCAAGCAACGATCTCAGCCGGGCGATCTAGGACTCAAAGCCCCCACGCAAACGTCCAAGAGCTTCGTTCTCGACACCAACGTGCTGCTCCACGACCCGGCCTGCCTCGGTCGCTTCACGGATAATCACATCTGCATCCCGGTGGATGTCCTCGCTGAACTCGATCGCTTCAAGACCGAGCAATCCGAGCGCGGTGCCAATGCCCGCAAGGTCCACCGCAAGCTGACGGAAATGTTTTCCTGCTCGCAGCGCGTGACCGAAGGCGTGGCCACCGATGGCGGCGGCACGATCCGGCTGGTGGTCTATGATTCCGCGCTGTGCCCGAAGAACTCGGACATGCTGCAGCGCTTCCACCGGATCTTTCCCGACAAGGAGCGCGTCGATCACCGCATCCTCGCCTGCACGTTGCTGCTGATGGCCTATAACAAGGCTCCCGTGGTGCTGGTCACCAAGGACCTCAACATGCAGCTCAAGGCCCGCGCGGTCGGGATCGAGTGTCAGGACTATCTCAATGACAAGGTCGATGCCCGCGAGGTCTCCAGCTACGATGTCCGTCGTATCGAGGTCGAGGGATCGGAGATGCAGCGTTTCGCGAGTTCCGGAGAACTGGAGATCGAAAGTGAGCGGATTTCCGAGCTGGTGCTGAACCAGTACGTGCTGCTGGAAGCCGGCGAGCGGCAGACGATGCCTGCACGCATGACTTCCGGTGGCAAGCTGGTCCGCCTGCAAATCCCCGAGGCGCTGAAGATCCAGGACGGCGGCGCGCTCAAGCCGATGAACCTCGGCCAGCGCTGCCTGATCGATGCCCTGCTCAATCCCGACATTTCCCTCGTCACTTGTTACGGTCAGGCCGGCACTGGCAAGACCTTGGTCGCCGTGGCCGCGGGTCTCCACGAGATGTTCAACCGCCGCTACAATGGCCTCACCGTCAGCCGCCCGGTTGTGGCGATGGGCGAGCAACTCGGCTTCCTGCCCGGCACGCTTGATGAAAAGATGCGGCCGTGGCTACAGCCGATCCACGACGCGCTCGACCTGCTGATGCGCCCCGCGACCCCGCTCGGCCCGCGCCGCAAACAGCCGAAGAACGAAGGCGGCGAAGGCGGTGGTCCGGTCAAGAAGCCGTGGGAGCACCTAATGGAGCAGGGGATCATCGAGATCGAGGCGCTCGCCTATATCCGCGGCCGCTCGATTCCGAACCGCTTCTTCGTGCTGGATGAAGCCCAGCAGCTCACGCCGCAGGAAGCCAAGACCGTGGTGACCCGCATGTCCCGTGGCTCGAAGCTGGTCATGCTCGGGGACCCCGCGCAGATCGACAATCCGTATGTCGATAGCCGCAGCAACGGCCTAGTCTATACCCGCAACCGGCTCAAAGGCCTGCCCTTCGTCGCGCACGTTTCCCTCAACCGGGGCGAGCGTTCGGAGCTGGCGGATGCCGGTGCGCAACTGATGTGAATCGTCCGGTAACGGGGGCGTGTGAAAGCGCCCCCGTTGACAGGCAATCGGCGCCGCCCTTTACTCATGCCGATGTCGCCCTGGCTCCGCCGCTGCTTGGTCCTTACCCCCCTCCTGATGCCAGGATGCGGGGTGGTTCCCCAGTCCGGGGGCTGGCGCGACGATCTGGCGATGCACGCCGCCCAGCTCGGCTACCGGAACTGGATCGTCATCGCCGAGGCCTCGTTTCCGGCCCATAGCCGCGGCGGCGTCCGCCAGATCAATGCCGACGAGGAAATCCCCGTGGTGGTGGACGAGGTGCTGCGGACCCTGGAGCGCACCGAGCACGTGACGCCGCGGATTTACGTGTCGCGGGAATTGCGTTCGGTGGAAAACGACTACGCGCCGGGCATCGATGAGTTCCGGAAGCGGCTTCAGGGCTCGATGCACGCCCATGAGACGACGGAACTGGAGCAGCAGTCGCTGCTCACGCTGATGGAGGACTCGAACAAGACCTTCGAGGTGCTGGTGATCCGCACCAAAACCGCGCTGCCCTACAGCAGCGTTTTCATGGAACTCCAGCCGGGCTACTGGAATGCCGATTCCGAGTCGGCCCTGCGCGACAAGTTGGAGCGCCAGCGGATGGAAAAGCTGGCCCGCCCGATTCCCTGAAGGCAGGCTGCCGCGGCGATGAACAAGACCGAGGAAATCCGTATCGAGCGCGAATCCGCGTGGATCGGCGATGCCGTATTGGCGCTTTATGCCCGCTCGTGGGTATTGAAAGAGCGCGGGAACATGGACGGCGAGTGGTTCACGCGGCTGACGTCGAATGGCTTCCTGAGTGCCTTCGGAGCGCCGACGGCGGTGGAAGCGAAGATCGGCAAGATCTACCGCGAGCAAGGGCTGGATGCGGCGTTTGCGTGGATCGAGGCGGAGTTGATCCCGCTGTTCAGGAAGCAGATGGCGAAGCGGTAAGGGATTTGCGCTGACGAGCAAACGAAGTTGCTCTCGTTATTCGAAAATGTGTCGGTTGCGGTCTCTTGGCAGGCATGAACAAGTGCCATTCCATTGTTCTCGCTGCCATGATAAGCGATCCGACGATGACTCGGCTTTCTTGGCTGCGATCAACTTCTACAGCGCACTCGCCATCGTCTCATGTCAATCCATCTCCTCACGGCTCGCCCGTGACTTGCACGCGGCCAAAGCGCCGCGGCGTGACCACGGGATCGACCACCCGGACGCGCTCCCAAGTAGCATCGATGGATGTGATCATCGCTCCCGCGAGGTCCAGCGCATTCACGTCCGACAGGTTTTCGGCGGTTATAACCTCGTACTGAATGCCCGGGGCCACGGAGGCACGACGGCGCACAAACTCGATCACCAGCCGGCCTTGGTCATCGACCTCGATGCGCGGTAGCCCGGCGGTGCCGCCTTCTGGCAAGATCGTGCGGTTCGGCGTGGCCAGATCGCCCGCCTGCGAAGCCAGGTTGAAGGCATATTTCAGCAGGTTCTCGACGCCATCGCCGGCCGGCTCGGACAAGTCTTGGGAGCCGTCGGATGCGAGCCCGTGGATCATGCGCCAGTAAGCCAGTTCACCGGGGAAGCTGAATTCGTATGCCCCGATATCGGGGGCCGGGCCGCTTTCACGGGTCGAACCTCGCTGGTCGCCAGCCAGGCCGGCGATCACGCCTCCGCGATTGATCGCGAGGCTGCCGGGCTGCAGGGCGATGGTGGCGGTCGGGCCGCCATTGTTTCCCAAGATACCGAGCAACACCTGGGCGGAGGTCACACCCAGGAGATTGCCATTCGTTCCGTGGACCACACCGGTGGCGCTGGTCGCGCCAAAAAGGTTGTTGGAACTTCCGGCGGAAATGGTCCCGGTTCCGTTTCCGCCGAAGGTGCGAATCGCGTTGTCCGAGTTTCCGGTGAGCAAGCAGTTCACCAGGGTCACCGGGGTCTCCCAGATCCACAGGATGCCGCCGGGGGAGGTGTTGCCGGTCACCGTGAGGTGACGGAGCGAAGTGGCGACGGCTCCGGCGCTGATGGCCGAGGCGAGCCCGGTGCCGGTGTTGCCATGGAAGGTGGAGTTTTCGATTTCCAGCAATGGAGATCCTCCCCAGGCCTGGACCGCGCCGCCCTCGTAGGCGGAGTTTCCGGTGAAGGTGCAGCTCCGGACCACGAGCGAGCCAAAGGACCAGATGCTGCCGCCGGAGTCTTCGACTGAGCCGCCGCGCAAGGTCAGGTGCGAGATGGTCAGGCTGCCCGAACCCTCGACGAGGAAATGCCGGCGCCCGGAGTCGTTGGCGATATCGAGCGTGATACCCGGAGCTGTGGTCGGGCCGAGGAGGGTGACGGTGTCGAAGATCCTCAGCGCCGCCGTGTCGCTCGAGTCGTTCCAGCCTTGGGAAAGGGTGATGGTCGAGCCGGCGAGCGTGGGCGAGAAGGTGATGGTCTGGGCACCCGGGAGCGACCGGGAGTAAGCCAGCGCCTCGCGAAGGCTGGTGATCCCGTCGGTCGAGGTGCTCGTATCCGAGCTCGTGGTGACCGTCAGGCCCGGCAATTCGGTCACGGTGATGGTCAGCGTGCCCGAGCTCGTATTGCCCGTGGGACTGGCCGGGGATTGGTAGGTGATGGTGTGAACGCCAATGCCGGCGGTCGCCGGGGTGAAGATCCCGGCGCTTACGCCCGGCCCGGAGAAGGTTCCCCCGGCCGGCGCGGCTCCACTGGCGCTTGCCAAATTCACCGCGGCGGCATCGGCGCGCAGCGTCAGCTCCGTGGTCGAAAAGGTGACCGGCACTTGTGGGATGGAGGCCCGGTAAAACTCGATGCTCGCCGAGTTGCTGGACACGACGACGTCCGGTGCCGCGTCTTCATTGACCCTGAGCGTGGCCGTATTGATGAAATTAATGCCGGGCGTGGTGACCCGCAAACCGACTCGCAGGGTGCCGTCGCCATTGCCGAGCAGCACGGCGAAGATGGGGCTGAAGGCGCCCGAGATCGGCAAGGCCGGCAACAACACGTCGAGATGGCCGTCGGCATTCATGTCGGCGATGTCGATGCGCGCGTTATTGCTGCCGAGGTAGTCGGCGCCGGCGGCGACATTGTAGGCCGTGTAGGCGCCGAAAGTTCCATCGCCGTTGCCGAGCCGGACGCCGATCAGGTGGCCCGGAAAACTGCTGCCCACCCCGGG
This sequence is a window from Luteolibacter arcticus. Protein-coding genes within it:
- a CDS encoding enolase C-terminal domain-like protein, whose translation is MSTLLWYWHYRLKSRRGLNARSSRGDIEGVLLKDAEGGHACVQPWPELGDPTLKKCLEDLAGARRWSIVRRALRCMEMDGAARSLPDPLFDDLEVPQSHATLPNYDAALLEQAVLAGFSTIKLKCGRDFAHERKFIAVGSSRHPSLRWRLDFNETGDAGELAEWLMSLTVEERSRIDFIEDPCPFSDTKWRELFLQTRVPLAVDREAAPHRVEAQFTVIKPAVDEPWLLAEAAQGFGQRVVVTSYMDHPLGQSFAAWEAGRLALQFPGLVGLCGLQTHHLFEPDAFTEALGPWKPEFHPAPGNGLGFDELLGKLPWKRLS
- a CDS encoding AMP-binding protein; protein product: MMGGGPEADVPGLVFFRTSGSTGVPKWIGLSRRALLVSAAAVNRHLEVTSSSCWALALPVDHVGGFGVAARVFESGCRMAEFGRKWEVVEFAAWLSDSGASHLSLVPTQVHDLVVAGLRAPQSLRSIVVGGGVLAEATGCAARELGWPVLASYGMTETASQVATQGLDLLGSPYQSLPIALLPCWEARVNEDGRILLKGDALFSGMLVAEGDGWKYEERRSEWHVTSDSGRIDGRNLFLTGRADAQVKILGELVDPVAVEAELLSLSSRRDFVVVPVPDIRAGNRLLLVHESDTSGLPEVLVAYHSSCPGFRRISACLSVEKIPRSALGKPLRKELSQIAENREI
- a CDS encoding PhoH family protein, which codes for MLHRAEDVQSRLIEIQHGGGVVRKPNGSAKQRSQPGDLGLKAPTQTSKSFVLDTNVLLHDPACLGRFTDNHICIPVDVLAELDRFKTEQSERGANARKVHRKLTEMFSCSQRVTEGVATDGGGTIRLVVYDSALCPKNSDMLQRFHRIFPDKERVDHRILACTLLLMAYNKAPVVLVTKDLNMQLKARAVGIECQDYLNDKVDAREVSSYDVRRIEVEGSEMQRFASSGELEIESERISELVLNQYVLLEAGERQTMPARMTSGGKLVRLQIPEALKIQDGGALKPMNLGQRCLIDALLNPDISLVTCYGQAGTGKTLVAVAAGLHEMFNRRYNGLTVSRPVVAMGEQLGFLPGTLDEKMRPWLQPIHDALDLLMRPATPLGPRRKQPKNEGGEGGGPVKKPWEHLMEQGIIEIEALAYIRGRSIPNRFFVLDEAQQLTPQEAKTVVTRMSRGSKLVMLGDPAQIDNPYVDSRSNGLVYTRNRLKGLPFVAHVSLNRGERSELADAGAQLM
- a CDS encoding RbsD/FucU domain-containing protein, which gives rise to MSPWLRRCLVLTPLLMPGCGVVPQSGGWRDDLAMHAAQLGYRNWIVIAEASFPAHSRGGVRQINADEEIPVVVDEVLRTLERTEHVTPRIYVSRELRSVENDYAPGIDEFRKRLQGSMHAHETTELEQQSLLTLMEDSNKTFEVLVIRTKTALPYSSVFMELQPGYWNADSESALRDKLERQRMEKLARPIP
- a CDS encoding ribonuclease III domain-containing protein, with protein sequence MNKTEEIRIERESAWIGDAVLALYARSWVLKERGNMDGEWFTRLTSNGFLSAFGAPTAVEAKIGKIYREQGLDAAFAWIEAELIPLFRKQMAKR
- a CDS encoding FG-GAP-like repeat-containing protein, whose amino-acid sequence is MPGSLRAQTPEYTNLGSLYGIQMAPATTANLHLDVADIDGDGLDEVVRTGFPRGNASTHALVSRGGIHLTVDAYPIAGFGIPRFGDVNKDGKLDIVVAQTGTSQLSPSLEVLLGNSNGTFQAATSVPITYTAREMDLVDVDQDGKLDVVMIGYPGSPQLTSAVVFPGNGNGTFGSPVAYSTSVRSFAPMARSMAVGDINGDTWPDLAVVNQVNLGEVGILLNAGDGTFSEPTLATSYVATASLQMFVRLADLNHDGKLDLITALGDEPGVGSSFPGHLIGVRLGNGDGTFGAYTAYNVAAGADYLGSNNARIDIADMNADGHLDVLLPALPISGAFSPIFAVLLGNGDGTLRVGLRVTTPGINFINTATLRVNEDAAPDVVVSSNSASIEFYRASIPQVPVTFSTTELTLRADAAAVNLASASGAAPAGGTFSGPGVSAGIFTPATAGIGVHTITYQSPASPTGNTSSGTLTITVTELPGLTVTTSSDTSTSTDGITSLREALAYSRSLPGAQTITFSPTLAGSTITLSQGWNDSSDTAALRIFDTVTLLGPTTAPGITLDIANDSGRRHFLVEGSGSLTISHLTLRGGSVEDSGGSIWSFGSLVVRSCTFTGNSAYEGGAVQAWGGSPLLEIENSTFHGNTGTGLASAISAGAVATSLRHLTVTGNTSPGGILWIWETPVTLVNCLLTGNSDNAIRTFGGNGTGTISAGSSNNLFGATSATGVVHGTNGNLLGVTSAQVLLGILGNNGGPTATIALQPGSLAINRGGVIAGLAGDQRGSTRESGPAPDIGAYEFSFPGELAYWRMIHGLASDGSQDLSEPAGDGVENLLKYAFNLASQAGDLATPNRTILPEGGTAGLPRIEVDDQGRLVIEFVRRRASVAPGIQYEVITAENLSDVNALDLAGAMITSIDATWERVRVVDPVVTPRRFGRVQVTGEP